Proteins encoded by one window of Ralstonia sp. RRA:
- a CDS encoding SAM-dependent methyltransferase, with protein sequence MSNKTHEIRPNQSIELLKELHILTRDGKMNQDSRRKLKQVYHLFQFIEPLLADVQQAKGHVSLVDHGAGKSYLGFILYDLFFKEQPAGDTAHGTSHIYGIETREELVTKSTELAARLGFKGMSFLNLSVADSITSDRLPATIDIVTALHACNTATDDAIRFALEKQAQYIVIVPCCQAEVAGVLRKNKGKSLGNALTEIWRHPLHTREFGSQVTNVLRCLQLEAHGYQVSVTELVGWEHSMKNELIVAQYKNLPRKRPTERLHEVISTLGLEELNERFFAPA encoded by the coding sequence ATGTCCAACAAGACCCACGAAATCCGCCCCAACCAGTCGATCGAGCTGCTCAAGGAACTGCACATCCTCACGCGCGACGGCAAGATGAACCAGGACAGCCGCCGCAAGCTCAAGCAGGTGTATCACCTGTTCCAGTTTATCGAGCCGCTGCTGGCCGACGTGCAGCAGGCCAAGGGGCATGTCTCGCTGGTTGACCACGGCGCGGGCAAGTCGTACCTGGGCTTCATCCTGTATGACCTGTTCTTCAAGGAGCAACCCGCTGGTGACACCGCCCATGGCACCTCGCACATCTACGGCATTGAAACGCGCGAAGAGCTGGTCACCAAGTCGACCGAGCTTGCGGCGCGGCTCGGCTTCAAGGGGATGTCGTTCCTGAACCTGTCGGTGGCCGATTCCATTACGTCAGACCGTCTGCCGGCCACCATCGACATCGTGACCGCGCTGCATGCGTGCAATACCGCCACGGATGATGCGATCCGCTTTGCGCTGGAAAAGCAGGCGCAGTACATCGTGATCGTGCCGTGCTGCCAGGCAGAAGTGGCCGGGGTGCTGCGCAAGAACAAGGGCAAGTCGCTCGGCAATGCGCTCACAGAAATCTGGCGCCACCCGCTGCACACGCGTGAATTTGGCAGCCAGGTCACCAACGTGCTGCGCTGCCTGCAGCTGGAAGCCCACGGCTATCAGGTGAGCGTGACCGAGCTGGTTGGCTGGGAGCACTCGATGAAGAACGAGCTGATCGTTGCGCAGTACAAGAACCTGCCGCGCAAGCGCCCGACCGAGCGGCTGCATGAGGTGATCAGCACGTTGGGGCTGGAAGAGCTGAACGAGCGGTTCTTTGCGCCGGCTTGA
- a CDS encoding YadA-like family protein has translation MGGALTALDGALTTTKATADKNTSDITNIQNNLNSGTVGLVQQNATTSNITVASDKGGDLVNFTGTDGERKLTGIANGEVSATSTDAVTGKQLNTVVDSVTGLTGRMVTAEDNIDKLKTEVGSGAVGLVQQNAITNNITVAADKAGTLVDFAGTDGERKLTGIANGEVSATSTDAVTGKQLNATNAAVDKNTGDISKLNTTVSGIDGNVKKNTGDITDINTKLSGLEGGSVGLVQQNAGTGDITVAAATGGSVVNFAGTAGGRVLTGVANGVNDSDAVTIAQLRATGLIDYTGKEIGAVTYDDLTLGSVSLGDTTGLGTFLNNVRAGDISAGSKQAVNGGQLFAMQQKYDKQFSDMDDRVKDIESGGGVGPVLPPGTGGGVGEGSGGPGSIVVGDGADASGKNSTAIGSGAKASGENSVALGNSAVADRDNEVSVGAPGQERFLGNVRDGERDTDAVNVRQLNNAIGGLQNQVDTNRRDAMGGTAAAMAVAGLPQSSMPGRTFMAVAGSTYGGEQGTALGVSYMSKDGRWMVKSAVNTSSRGEVGAVVGRLLLVSQTRNVSSTHVRPARLLVLLSQLLPWGRMGQTCGT, from the coding sequence GTGGGTGGTGCGCTGACTGCGCTCGACGGTGCGCTGACCACCACCAAAGCAACGGCAGACAAGAACACGTCGGACATCACCAACATCCAAAACAACCTGAACAGCGGCACGGTCGGCCTGGTGCAGCAGAACGCCACCACCAGCAACATCACCGTGGCTTCGGACAAGGGCGGCGACCTCGTCAACTTCACCGGCACCGATGGCGAGCGCAAGCTCACCGGCATTGCCAATGGCGAGGTGTCCGCCACCAGCACCGATGCGGTCACGGGCAAGCAACTGAACACGGTGGTCGACAGCGTGACTGGCCTGACCGGCCGCATGGTCACGGCCGAAGACAACATCGATAAGCTGAAAACCGAAGTCGGCTCGGGCGCCGTGGGCCTGGTGCAGCAGAACGCCATTACCAACAACATCACCGTGGCTGCGGACAAGGCCGGCACTCTGGTCGACTTTGCGGGCACCGATGGCGAACGCAAGCTGACCGGCATTGCCAATGGCGAGGTGTCTGCCACCAGCACCGATGCCGTCACGGGCAAGCAACTGAACGCCACCAACGCGGCGGTGGACAAGAACACGGGCGACATCTCCAAGCTGAACACCACCGTGTCCGGCATCGATGGCAACGTGAAGAAGAACACGGGCGACATCACCGACATCAACACCAAGCTCAGCGGCCTGGAAGGCGGCTCGGTCGGCCTCGTCCAACAGAACGCAGGCACCGGCGACATTACGGTGGCAGCGGCCACGGGGGGCTCGGTGGTCAACTTTGCGGGCACGGCAGGCGGCCGCGTGCTGACCGGCGTGGCCAACGGTGTGAATGACAGTGATGCGGTGACGATTGCACAGCTGCGCGCCACGGGCCTGATCGACTACACGGGCAAGGAAATTGGCGCGGTGACGTATGACGATCTGACGCTGGGCAGCGTGTCGCTGGGGGATACCACCGGCTTGGGCACCTTCCTGAACAACGTGCGTGCGGGTGACATCTCCGCCGGCAGCAAGCAGGCCGTCAACGGTGGCCAGCTGTTTGCCATGCAGCAGAAGTACGACAAGCAGTTCAGCGACATGGATGACCGCGTGAAGGACATCGAAAGCGGTGGTGGCGTGGGCCCTGTCCTGCCCCCGGGCACGGGTGGCGGCGTTGGAGAGGGCTCGGGCGGCCCGGGTTCGATCGTGGTGGGTGATGGTGCCGATGCCTCGGGCAAGAACAGCACGGCCATCGGTTCGGGCGCCAAGGCCTCGGGTGAAAACTCGGTGGCGCTGGGCAACAGCGCGGTGGCCGATCGCGACAACGAAGTGTCGGTCGGTGCGCCTGGTCAGGAACGCTTCCTGGGCAACGTGCGCGATGGCGAACGTGATACCGATGCGGTGAATGTGCGCCAGTTGAACAACGCGATTGGCGGCCTGCAGAACCAGGTGGACACCAACCGCCGTGACGCCATGGGCGGTACCGCCGCGGCGATGGCGGTGGCGGGCTTGCCGCAGTCGTCGATGCCGGGCCGCACGTTCATGGCCGTCGCGGGCAGCACGTACGGCGGCGAGCAAGGTACTGCGCTGGGCGTGTCGTACATGTCCAAGGACGGCCGCTGGATGGTCAAGAGCGCAGTCAACACCAGCTCCCGCGGAGAAGTGGGCGCGGTGGTGGGGCGGCTTCTACTGGTAAGCCAAACCCGCAACGTCTCTAGCACGCACGTAAGACCTGCTCGCCTTCTGGTCTTGCTTTCCCAGCTCCTTCCTTGGGGGCGGATGGGTCAAACGTGCGGCACATAG
- a CDS encoding ESPR-type extended signal peptide-containing protein: MNKIYRSIWNTTTNTWTAAAETAKSRSKGSARAARSALAALVLGGAAMGGASAAEVCTTEDGKHGTLDVAGVCKADAGATGTMGSVGTMAALDDARIKIGNAAVTGNATATGTNDIAIGPRATADSASAIGHTPGDYSLALGGDARAIGSGNVAIGGGAVASNGDNKFQLMGTAIGGLATVTATNSVALGYSSAANRDNTVSIGNATTQRQIVNMAAGTQATDAVNVSQLKSSVEALGGDATMNADGTIKGPSYTVAGGTQPPWVVR; the protein is encoded by the coding sequence ATGAACAAGATCTATCGCTCCATCTGGAACACCACCACCAATACTTGGACGGCTGCTGCTGAAACGGCGAAGTCGCGCTCGAAGGGGTCGGCCCGTGCTGCGCGCAGTGCGCTGGCTGCGCTTGTGCTGGGTGGTGCGGCCATGGGCGGCGCATCGGCTGCCGAGGTTTGCACAACGGAAGATGGCAAGCATGGCACGCTCGATGTAGCGGGCGTTTGCAAGGCGGATGCTGGCGCCACCGGCACGATGGGCTCTGTTGGCACGATGGCGGCGCTGGACGATGCCCGCATCAAGATCGGTAACGCCGCCGTAACGGGCAACGCCACAGCCACAGGTACGAACGACATCGCTATCGGTCCAAGGGCCACGGCAGACTCCGCCTCAGCAATTGGCCACACTCCAGGGGACTACTCCTTGGCGCTTGGTGGTGATGCACGGGCTATCGGGTCGGGTAACGTTGCAATTGGTGGCGGCGCAGTAGCTTCCAACGGCGACAATAAATTCCAACTGATGGGAACCGCAATAGGTGGTCTAGCTACTGTCACGGCAACCAACAGCGTCGCGCTGGGATATAGCTCGGCAGCAAACCGCGACAACACCGTCTCAATCGGCAACGCCACAACGCAACGCCAGATCGTCAACATGGCCGCCGGCACGCAAGCCACCGACGCCGTGAACGTCTCGCAACTCAAATCCTCCGTAGAAGCACTGGGCGGCGACGCCACGATGAATGCGGACGGCACCATCAAGGGCCCGAGCTACACCGTTGCAGGCGGCACGCAACCACCGTGGGTGGTGCGCTGA
- a CDS encoding helix-turn-helix transcriptional regulator translates to MTQIQYIERDGHREFAVVPIELWDRIKHLAEDLDDETLFDQATAADDGFRIPAAVVDAELAGDHPVRAWRNYRRMTQDALAEATGISKPYLSQIETGQRGGTAELLKKLADALNVPLDLLVDAQH, encoded by the coding sequence ATGACGCAAATCCAATACATCGAGCGTGATGGACATCGCGAATTTGCCGTGGTGCCCATCGAACTCTGGGACCGCATCAAGCATCTGGCCGAAGACCTGGACGACGAAACCCTGTTCGACCAAGCGACCGCCGCAGACGACGGTTTCCGCATTCCTGCCGCCGTTGTAGATGCCGAACTTGCCGGCGATCACCCCGTGCGCGCATGGCGCAACTACCGACGCATGACCCAAGATGCCCTGGCAGAGGCCACCGGTATCAGCAAACCCTATCTCAGCCAGATTGAAACCGGGCAGCGCGGCGGCACAGCCGAACTGCTCAAGAAGCTGGCCGATGCATTGAACGTGCCCCTCGACCTGCTGGTCGATGCTCAACATTGA
- a CDS encoding type II toxin-antitoxin system RelE/ParE family toxin, translated as MHAIEFTKQAAQALKAMPRNVAATIRAKIDALAVDPYAPNPNAKKLAGREGYRLRVGDWRVLYQIEDGRVVIVVLAIKPRGGAYQ; from the coding sequence ATGCACGCAATCGAGTTCACGAAGCAAGCCGCACAAGCCCTGAAAGCCATGCCGCGCAATGTCGCAGCAACGATTCGAGCCAAGATCGATGCACTTGCAGTCGACCCCTATGCGCCGAACCCGAACGCAAAGAAGCTCGCCGGACGTGAAGGCTACCGGCTCCGCGTTGGTGACTGGCGTGTGCTCTATCAGATTGAAGACGGCCGCGTCGTGATCGTGGTGCTGGCCATCAAACCGCGCGGAGGCGCATATCAATGA
- a CDS encoding molecular chaperone, whose protein sequence is MKSWALARALAGAVLACCAPFAAYAGGESGGTSLGLTRVILTQADREQALPIIHSGKRPALFQLWLDQGDRFVDPAQLKIPFIVSKPFFRLEPDSQQAIRILTVDRAALATDRESLFYINVLDVPERSNTADAKLNLAVRSRIKLFYRPSGLPGSAAEAPAMLRWRWVGQGNERKLHIDNPTPWHVNLATVELGDAKTPLETGDGVVPPLSSIELPVPVQALQQGEGRLSFTWIDDFGSDKKTDAQIAP, encoded by the coding sequence ATGAAATCATGGGCTCTTGCGCGTGCTCTGGCCGGTGCGGTGCTGGCCTGCTGCGCACCGTTTGCCGCCTACGCTGGCGGTGAGAGCGGCGGCACCAGCCTTGGCTTAACCCGTGTCATCCTGACGCAGGCTGACCGCGAACAAGCGCTGCCGATCATCCATTCGGGCAAGCGCCCAGCGTTGTTTCAACTCTGGTTGGATCAGGGGGACCGCTTTGTTGACCCCGCGCAGCTGAAAATCCCATTCATCGTTTCGAAGCCGTTTTTCCGGCTGGAGCCCGACAGCCAGCAGGCGATCCGGATTCTGACGGTTGACCGCGCAGCGTTGGCCACCGATCGTGAATCCCTGTTTTATATCAACGTGCTGGATGTGCCGGAACGCTCCAACACAGCCGATGCCAAGCTGAATCTGGCTGTCAGGTCGCGCATCAAGCTGTTCTACCGGCCATCAGGTCTGCCGGGTAGCGCCGCCGAAGCGCCGGCCATGTTGCGTTGGCGCTGGGTGGGGCAAGGTAACGAGCGCAAGCTGCATATCGACAACCCCACGCCGTGGCATGTCAACCTGGCGACTGTCGAGTTGGGCGACGCAAAGACGCCGTTGGAAACGGGCGATGGTGTGGTGCCGCCGTTGTCATCCATTGAGTTGCCTGTGCCAGTCCAGGCGCTTCAGCAAGGTGAGGGCAGACTCTCTTTTACGTGGATTGACGATTTCGGCAGTGACAAAAAAACCGACGCGCAAATTGCCCCCTGA
- a CDS encoding class I SAM-dependent methyltransferase yields the protein MTHHPTLTWTDVETDAVHTALWRSEAGNPPPKRVVIADDRTTADTAYRLACEGTALLWRGDFQNARQLLQAISRRTDRKPRKEATSPIEAFNFHRQAQSQRARTLGMLLIPLDADYTIPLRRAPDMREACNEAYGAGEAASVVSLRELLGLIGAHEWRKKGVEIPALDGARIHPHYGVFSPVRGEYIDLVAQAPLPSKALAFDIGTGTGVLAAVLAKRGVKRVVGTDQDPRALACARDNLTRLGLQTQVDVVDADLFPEGRAPLVVCNPPWLPARPSSPIERAVYDPDSAMLRGFLNGLAAHLEPGGEGWLILSDFAEHLGLRTREALLAMIDAAGLQVVGRQDIKPKHPKASDENDPLYQARVAEVTSLWRLKAR from the coding sequence GTGACCCATCACCCCACCCTCACCTGGACCGACGTTGAAACCGACGCCGTCCACACCGCCCTGTGGCGCTCCGAAGCCGGCAACCCGCCGCCCAAGCGTGTGGTCATTGCTGACGACCGCACCACCGCAGACACCGCCTACCGCCTGGCCTGCGAAGGCACAGCACTGCTCTGGCGCGGCGACTTCCAGAACGCGCGGCAACTGCTGCAGGCCATATCCCGCCGCACCGATCGCAAGCCGCGCAAGGAAGCCACTTCGCCCATCGAGGCGTTCAACTTCCATCGCCAGGCCCAATCGCAGCGCGCCCGCACGCTCGGCATGCTGCTGATTCCGCTGGATGCCGATTACACAATCCCGCTGCGCCGTGCACCTGACATGCGCGAAGCCTGCAATGAAGCGTATGGCGCGGGTGAAGCCGCTTCGGTCGTTTCGCTGCGCGAGCTGCTCGGCCTGATCGGCGCGCACGAATGGCGCAAGAAGGGGGTGGAGATTCCCGCGTTGGATGGTGCGCGCATTCACCCGCACTACGGCGTGTTCTCACCCGTGCGTGGGGAATACATCGACTTGGTTGCGCAAGCGCCGTTGCCGTCGAAGGCGCTGGCATTCGATATCGGCACGGGCACGGGTGTGCTGGCTGCGGTGCTGGCAAAGCGCGGCGTCAAGCGTGTCGTTGGCACCGATCAAGACCCGCGTGCACTCGCTTGCGCGCGAGACAACCTGACACGCCTTGGGCTGCAAACCCAGGTGGACGTCGTTGACGCCGATCTCTTTCCCGAAGGGCGTGCACCGCTGGTCGTGTGCAACCCGCCGTGGTTGCCAGCGCGGCCCAGCTCGCCGATCGAGCGGGCCGTCTATGACCCGGATAGCGCCATGTTGCGCGGCTTTCTCAACGGCCTTGCCGCACACCTAGAGCCCGGTGGCGAGGGCTGGCTGATCCTGTCGGACTTTGCCGAGCATCTGGGCCTGCGCACACGTGAGGCCCTACTGGCCATGATCGACGCCGCCGGCCTGCAAGTCGTCGGCCGCCAAGACATCAAGCCCAAGCACCCGAAAGCCTCGGATGAAAACGACCCGCTGTACCAAGCGCGCGTGGCCGAGGTGACCTCGCTGTGGCGCCTGAAGGCGCGCTAA
- a CDS encoding SDR family oxidoreductase: MITGGTSGIGEATARHAVAEGHQVYVTGRQRQRLDDFLGSFDADARQRITGDVVDASSWEQTQRAVQACVDHFGGLDVAYANAGFSSRGDLLTGDPDSWRDMINTNFLGAALLIKAALPVLTERRGHFLFTGSVSGRKVYPGNLYTATKWAITGLAESLRQQVIGTGVRVSIIAPGHVDTPLWGETPVAMMQPDDVARVVMWVLKQPEHVDVSEVIVRALGQII; this comes from the coding sequence TTGATTACGGGCGGCACAAGTGGCATTGGCGAAGCCACCGCGCGGCACGCTGTTGCCGAAGGCCATCAGGTGTATGTCACCGGTCGCCAGCGCCAGCGGCTGGACGATTTTCTCGGCTCGTTCGATGCGGACGCCCGCCAACGGATCACGGGCGATGTTGTCGATGCATCGTCCTGGGAGCAAACGCAGCGCGCGGTGCAGGCCTGCGTCGACCACTTCGGTGGCCTGGATGTCGCCTATGCCAACGCGGGGTTTTCTTCGCGCGGTGATTTGCTGACCGGCGACCCGGACAGCTGGCGCGACATGATCAACACCAACTTCCTGGGCGCCGCGCTGTTGATCAAGGCCGCACTGCCGGTGTTGACCGAACGGCGCGGGCATTTTCTGTTCACCGGTAGCGTGTCCGGACGCAAGGTGTATCCGGGCAACCTGTACACCGCCACCAAATGGGCCATCACCGGGCTGGCGGAAAGCCTGCGACAACAGGTTATTGGCACGGGGGTGCGTGTTTCCATCATTGCCCCCGGCCATGTCGACACCCCACTTTGGGGAGAGACCCCAGTTGCGATGATGCAGCCCGACGACGTCGCGCGTGTCGTGATGTGGGTACTCAAGCAGCCAGAGCATGTGGACGTGAGCGAGGTGATTGTCCGGGCGCTCGGGCAGATCATTTGA
- a CDS encoding TIGR03862 family flavoprotein, giving the protein MSEPQNVPLVAVIGAGPAGLMAAEVLSNQGVRVEVFDAMPSAGRKFLLAGIGGMNITHSEPLDAFLGRYRARREQLAPIVDRLNPDALRAWIHGLGIDTFVGSSGRVFPTEMKAAPLLRAWLHRLRQAGVQLQMRHRWVGWGAPSDAGHAQTLRFDTPDGERVVQADAVVLATGGGSWPRLGSDGAWVPHLEARGVQVLPLKPANCGFDADWSPHFQERFAGQPVKSVGIGLPSGDDGALQFRQGEFMVTQTGVEGSLVYALSAPIRDALAAAGEATIWLDLAPGWSAQRVHDELMRPRGARSMSSHLQSKLNITGVKLGLLRECLSKEAFADLAQLATAIKALPLRLTRTRPIDEAISSAGGVAFEALDANLMIERLPGVFCAGEMLDWEAPTGGYLLTACFATGAAAGQGVLDYLATR; this is encoded by the coding sequence ATGTCTGAACCCCAAAACGTTCCCCTGGTTGCTGTCATTGGTGCCGGCCCGGCCGGGCTGATGGCCGCTGAAGTGTTGTCCAACCAAGGCGTGCGCGTGGAGGTGTTTGACGCCATGCCCTCAGCCGGGCGCAAGTTCCTGCTGGCGGGCATTGGCGGGATGAACATCACGCATTCCGAACCGCTGGATGCGTTTCTGGGGCGCTATCGCGCGCGCCGCGAGCAGCTTGCGCCCATCGTCGATCGCCTCAACCCCGATGCGTTGCGCGCGTGGATTCATGGGCTGGGCATCGACACGTTTGTCGGCAGCTCGGGCCGCGTGTTTCCGACCGAGATGAAGGCGGCGCCGTTGCTGCGCGCCTGGCTGCATCGGCTGCGCCAGGCCGGCGTGCAGTTGCAGATGCGGCATCGCTGGGTTGGCTGGGGCGCGCCGTCGGATGCGGGGCATGCGCAAACGCTGCGCTTCGACACGCCGGATGGCGAACGCGTGGTGCAAGCGGATGCCGTGGTTCTGGCGACGGGTGGTGGCAGTTGGCCGCGCCTGGGCTCCGATGGTGCATGGGTGCCGCACCTGGAGGCGCGCGGTGTGCAGGTGTTGCCGCTTAAGCCTGCCAACTGCGGGTTCGATGCGGACTGGAGCCCGCATTTTCAGGAGCGCTTTGCGGGGCAGCCGGTCAAGTCGGTGGGCATTGGTTTGCCGTCTGGCGACGACGGTGCGCTGCAGTTCCGCCAGGGCGAGTTCATGGTCACGCAGACGGGGGTGGAAGGCAGCCTCGTCTATGCGTTGTCGGCGCCCATTCGCGATGCGCTGGCCGCCGCCGGAGAGGCGACGATCTGGCTGGACTTGGCGCCTGGGTGGAGTGCGCAGCGCGTGCACGATGAGCTGATGCGCCCGCGTGGCGCGCGCTCGATGTCGAGCCATCTGCAGAGCAAGCTGAACATCACGGGCGTGAAGCTGGGGTTGCTGCGCGAGTGCCTGTCGAAAGAGGCGTTTGCTGATCTCGCACAGTTGGCCACTGCCATCAAGGCACTGCCGCTGCGCCTCACGCGCACCCGGCCGATTGACGAAGCGATCAGCAGCGCGGGCGGCGTGGCGTTTGAAGCGTTGGATGCCAACCTGATGATCGAGCGCCTGCCCGGCGTGTTCTGCGCGGGCGAGATGCTCGATTGGGAAGCCCCGACAGGCGGCTATCTGCTGACAGCGTGCTTTGCGACGGGCGCGGCTGCTGGGCAGGGCGTGCTCGACTATTTGGCGACACGTTAG
- a CDS encoding fimbrial protein, translating into MNKFVMERLLPMAVMLLIAGAAHASSSVRCTGGGTVVLSLPATITVPASATKGQLLSTWVATTMPVRYSCSINVSSGSGSSGGSRTTLVYSGGKSITDTTVTAPDAGHATIAVFESGVPGIGIAVAGANYSSYTIGCGSSPVASCSYYKSYSATTGVVAAAAGGLSGGGSGTESLRERVAIALVRTTGAVGSGTIDLDGVVIARSQPSAWAALPPAQYFGTVPETNYTIGGKTSVVRPACTTSNVEVDFGSVDASRFTGVGSTPAQRDFNLALTSCPAGTSMTYQLDPVITPISATDGVLALKAGGATGLGVRVRRLSGSTESTLAFGTAYDVPGFSGLAGNYTVPLRAALYQTAPTVSPGKVEAEATFTIDYR; encoded by the coding sequence ATGAATAAGTTTGTGATGGAGCGCCTGCTGCCAATGGCCGTGATGCTGCTCATAGCAGGTGCGGCGCATGCGTCGAGCAGCGTACGCTGCACGGGAGGCGGCACTGTAGTGCTATCGCTGCCGGCTACGATAACGGTGCCGGCCAGCGCGACTAAGGGTCAGCTACTGTCAACTTGGGTTGCAACAACCATGCCGGTCCGATACAGCTGCTCTATCAATGTGTCCAGCGGTTCCGGTTCCAGTGGTGGGTCGCGAACCACATTGGTGTATAGCGGAGGCAAGAGTATTACTGATACGACCGTGACCGCGCCAGATGCTGGCCACGCCACCATTGCTGTATTCGAGAGCGGTGTGCCAGGAATTGGGATTGCAGTTGCTGGAGCCAACTATAGCAGTTACACCATCGGTTGCGGTTCTAGTCCTGTTGCGAGTTGCAGTTACTACAAGTCCTATAGCGCCACCACGGGGGTAGTGGCAGCCGCAGCGGGCGGGCTCTCCGGCGGTGGCTCGGGCACCGAGTCTTTACGTGAGCGGGTGGCTATTGCATTGGTACGGACGACAGGTGCAGTGGGTTCTGGGACCATTGACCTGGATGGTGTTGTCATTGCGAGATCTCAGCCCAGTGCTTGGGCCGCCTTGCCGCCGGCTCAATACTTCGGCACAGTACCAGAGACGAACTACACCATTGGAGGAAAAACCAGCGTGGTTCGGCCTGCATGCACGACCTCCAACGTGGAGGTGGATTTTGGCTCCGTTGATGCAAGCCGCTTTACCGGTGTGGGTTCCACCCCGGCACAGCGCGATTTCAATTTGGCCCTGACCAGTTGCCCAGCAGGTACGTCCATGACATACCAGTTGGACCCGGTCATCACGCCCATCAGTGCGACGGATGGTGTGCTGGCACTGAAAGCGGGTGGGGCAACCGGCCTCGGTGTGCGCGTGCGGCGCCTGAGCGGCAGTACGGAAAGCACGCTGGCGTTTGGCACGGCATATGATGTGCCCGGTTTTTCTGGCTTGGCCGGCAACTATACGGTTCCGTTGCGCGCGGCCCTGTACCAGACGGCGCCTACCGTGAGCCCAGGAAAAGTTGAGGCTGAGGCGACGTTTACAATCGACTATCGTTAA